Part of the Geobacter pickeringii genome, AGAACCCGCTCCTGGGAACCGCAAGCAACATGAGCCTGGAAGACAACATGACGATCACCTACAAGAAGGGGTTCAAGTGGCTGAAGCGGAGCCTGAACCACAAGATGCGTGAGTTCTTCCGCACGGAGCTGGTCCAGCTGAGGATGGGGCTGGAGGTCCGGATGAAGGAGAATCTGGCCCTTTTCTCTGGCGGTCAGCGCCAGGCACTGACCCTGCTCATGATGGTCCTTTCCCGGCCCGACCTGATCCTTCTGGACGAGCATACGGCGGCCCTCGATCCGAAGAACGCCGAGATCGTCCTGGAGCTGACCAACAAGTTCATCCAGGAGTATAGCCTCACCGCCATGATGATCACCCACAACATGAGCCACGCCATCGAGTACGGCAACCGGCTCCTGATGATGGACAAGGGGGAGATCATCTTCGAGGCGGAGGGGGAGGAGAAAAAGGCCCTCACGGTGGAGAAGCTCATCGACAAGTTCCACCAGATCCGCCACAAATCCTTCGAGAACGACCGGACGCTCCTCTCCGACGAGTAGGGGGGCGAATCCCCTTGCCGTCTCCTCTCTCCGTGCCCATAATGCAGGGCATGCTGCTTATCGTTCCCCCCGTTGCCAAACCATGCGAACCGCCGGCCGGCATAGCCCGACTGGCGGGGGTGCTCCACGCCCACGGCATCCCCTGCCGCCTCTTCGACGCCAACCTGGAGGGGATGCTCGCCCTGCTGGCGCAACCGCCGACCGTCACCGACACCTGGAGCCGCCGGGCGGGGAGGAGTCGGGAGCGCCACCTCGCCGCGCTGCGCGACCCGCGAAGCTACGGCACGCCGGACCGTTACCGCCGGGCGGTGGGGGACCTGAACCGCCTCCTCGCCGTGGCGGCGAAGGAGTACGGTGCCACGGCGGGGCTCGCCGACTACCAGCACGCCACCCTCTCCCCCCTGCGGAGCGCCGACCTGCTGGCCGCGGCGGAACGTCCCGAGCAGAATCCCTTCTACCCCTTCTTCAGCAGACGGCTGCCGGAGCTGCTGGACGACCACGCCGCCGCACCGGTGCGAGTGGCGGGCTTCTCCCTGAATTTCCTCAGCCAGGCCCTCTGCACCTTCGCCATGATCGGGTTTCTGCGGCGCCGCTACCCCGCCGTGCGTATCGTCCTCGGGGGAGGGCTTGTCACCTCGTGGCTGGCGCGGCCCGGCTGGCGCACCCCCTTTGCCGGGGTGGTGGATGACCTGATCGCCGGGCCGGGGGAGCTTCCCCTCCTGGAGCTGGCGGGAGCCGCGCCGACGGAGGAGTGCCGAGCCCTGCCGGCCTACGGCTCCCTGCCGCTGGCCGACTACCTCTCCCCCGGCGTCATCCTCCCCTACAGTGCCGCCGGCGGCTGCTGGTGGAACCGCTGCTCCTTCTGCCCCGAGCGGGCCGAGGGGAACCCCTACCGTCCCCTTCCCCCCACCCGGGCCGGCGAGGAGCTTCGGGCCCTGACGACGGCGCACCGGCCGGGGCTGATTCATCTCCTCGACAACGCCGTCAGCCCGGCGCTACTGCGGGAACTGGCCCAGACCCCGCCGGGGGCCCCGTGGTACGGCTTTGTCCGCTTCGGGCCGGAACTGGCGGACGAGGAGTTCTGTCACGCCCTGCGCCGTTCGGGGTGCGTCATGCTCAGGCTCGGGCTCGAATCGGGTGACCAGGGGGTGCTGGACCGGCTGCAGAAGGGGATCGACCTCGGCATGGCCTCCCGGGTCCTGACGAA contains:
- a CDS encoding ABC transporter ATP-binding protein, yielding MIELKNVSMIFNQGTVNENPAISNINLKVREGDFITVIGSNGAGKSTLFNLIAGTIVPTVGSIHLNDRNITRDPEYKRAQYIGRIFQNPLLGTASNMSLEDNMTITYKKGFKWLKRSLNHKMREFFRTELVQLRMGLEVRMKENLALFSGGQRQALTLLMMVLSRPDLILLDEHTAALDPKNAEIVLELTNKFIQEYSLTAMMITHNMSHAIEYGNRLLMMDKGEIIFEAEGEEKKALTVEKLIDKFHQIRHKSFENDRTLLSDE
- a CDS encoding B12-binding domain-containing radical SAM protein, which translates into the protein MLLIVPPVAKPCEPPAGIARLAGVLHAHGIPCRLFDANLEGMLALLAQPPTVTDTWSRRAGRSRERHLAALRDPRSYGTPDRYRRAVGDLNRLLAVAAKEYGATAGLADYQHATLSPLRSADLLAAAERPEQNPFYPFFSRRLPELLDDHAAAPVRVAGFSLNFLSQALCTFAMIGFLRRRYPAVRIVLGGGLVTSWLARPGWRTPFAGVVDDLIAGPGELPLLELAGAAPTEECRALPAYGSLPLADYLSPGVILPYSAAGGCWWNRCSFCPERAEGNPYRPLPPTRAGEELRALTTAHRPGLIHLLDNAVSPALLRELAQTPPGAPWYGFVRFGPELADEEFCHALRRSGCVMLRLGLESGDQGVLDRLQKGIDLGMASRVLTNLRRAGIATYCYLLFGTPAEDEAAARRTLEFVVAHREAIRFLNLAVFNMPAFGEEAAEYGTEPFYAGDLSLYTGFRHPRGWDRQRVRRFLNREFARHPAVAAILRNDPPCFTSNHAPFFGGE